One genomic region from Pan troglodytes isolate AG18354 chromosome 14, NHGRI_mPanTro3-v2.0_pri, whole genome shotgun sequence encodes:
- the TSC22D1 gene encoding TSC22 domain family protein 1 isoform X4, translating into MDLVKSHLMYAVREEVEVLKEQIKELIEKNSQLEQENNLLKTLASPEQLAQFQAQLQTGSPPATTQPQGTTQPPAQPASQGSGPTA; encoded by the exons ATG GATCTAGTGAAAAGCCATTTGATGTATGCGGTCAGAGAAGAAGTGGAGGTCCTCAAAGAGCAAATCAAAGAACTAATAGAGAAAAATTCCCAGCTGGAGCAGGAGAACAATCTGCTGAAGACACTGGCCAGTCCTGAGCAGCTTGCCCAGTTTCAGGCCCAGCTGCAGACTGGCTCCCCCCCTGCCACCACCCAGCCACAGGGCACCACAcagccccctgcccagccagcATCGCAGGGCTCAGGACCAACCGCATAG
- the TSC22D1 gene encoding TSC22 domain family protein 1 isoform X3, which yields MKSQWCRPVAMDLGVYQLRHFSISFLSSLLGTENASVRLDNSSSGASVVAIDNKIEQAMDLVKSHLMYAVREEVEVLKEQIKELIEKNSQLEQENNLLKTLASPEQLAQFQAQLQTGSPPATTQPQGTTQPPAQPASQGSGPTA from the exons ATGAAATCCCAATGGTGTAGACCAGTGGCGATGGATCTAGGAGTTTACCAGCTGagacatttttcaatttctttcttgtcATCCTTGCTGGGGACTGAAAACGCTTCTGTGAGACTTGATAATAG cTCCTCTGGTGCAAGTGTGGTAGCTATTGACAACAAAATCGAGCAAGCTATG GATCTAGTGAAAAGCCATTTGATGTATGCGGTCAGAGAAGAAGTGGAGGTCCTCAAAGAGCAAATCAAAGAACTAATAGAGAAAAATTCCCAGCTGGAGCAGGAGAACAATCTGCTGAAGACACTGGCCAGTCCTGAGCAGCTTGCCCAGTTTCAGGCCCAGCTGCAGACTGGCTCCCCCCCTGCCACCACCCAGCCACAGGGCACCACAcagccccctgcccagccagcATCGCAGGGCTCAGGACCAACCGCATAG